CATGCACGGCGTGTTCGAGGAGTTCTCGAACGGCCTGCCGGTGTCGCCCATTGATGGAAAACATAGTTTCACCAACGACTTCGGCGAGACGTTCGAGCACGGCGGCTTCGAGCGCCTGACCTTCGCCCAGTCGATGGCCTGGTACGGCACCGACAAGCCCGACACCCGCAACCCGATCAAGATGCAGGTCGTTTCGGACCACTTCCGCGACGGCGGCTTCGGCCTGTTCGCCAAGATCCTCGGCGCAGACGAAAAGAACGCCGTCTGGGCCATCCCGGCCCCGACCGGCGGGTCGCGCGCCTTCTGCGACCGCATGAACTCCTGGGCCCAGGGCGAGGGCCAGCCGGGCCTCGGCTATATCTTCTGGTCGGATGATCAGAACGCCTGGGGCGGCCCGATCGCCAAGAACCTGGGTCAGGAGCCGACCGAGGCCCTGATGACCTCGCTGGGTCTCGGCCAGGGCGACGCCGCCTTCTTCGTCGCCGGCCTGCCGACCGCCTTCGCCAAGTTCGCGGGTCTGGCCCGCACCCGCGTCGGCACGGAGCTGAAGCTGGTCGCCGAAGACCAGTTCAAATTCTGCTGGATCGTCGATTTCCCGATGTTCGAATGGTCCGAGGAAGAGAAGAAGGTCGACTTCTCGCACAACCCCTTCTCGATGCCGCAGGGCGGTCTGGAGGCTCTGGAGACCCAGGACCCGCTGACCATCCGCGCCTATCAGTACGACATCGTCTGCAACGGCTATGAGCTGTGCTCGGGCGCGATCCGGAACCACAAGGCCGAGATCATGCTCAAGGCCTTCAACATCGCCGGCTATGACAGCTCGGTGGTCGAGGATCAGTTCGGCGGAATGCTGAACGCCTTCCGCTACGGCGCGCCGCCGCACGGCGGTCTGGCTCCCGGCATCGACCGGATCGTCATGCTGCTGGCCGGCGAGACCGCCATCCGCGAGGTCATCGCCTTCCCGCTGAACCAGCAGGGCGAGGATCTGCTGATGAACGCCCCGACCGAGGCGCAGGAGCGTCAGCTCAAGGACGTCCACATCCGCACCGCCGTTCCGATCAAGATCTGATCGGAAGCGATTGTCTGAAAAAGAAAAAGGCGGCCTGCGAGGGCCGCCTTTTTTGTTGTCCGGAGGAGAGCCTCAGTCGTTCGCGGCGTAGTGGCGCACGGGCGGGGTCGGAACTGCCGGCGGGCGCGGCGGGGTCGGAGGGGCCACCCGGACGAAGACCCGGCTGCGGCAGTTGCCGATCTGCAGGCCGCGCGGCAGACGGGTCTCGTCATTGGCGCAGGCCTCGCTGACCTGGTCCTGGGTCAGGCCCACGGCGCGCGACAGGTCGGCGCCGCGGATATCGGTCCGACGCAGCGAGGCGCCCGCGAAGTTGGCGCGGTTGAAGTTGCCGTTCCGGAAGCGGGCGTTGTCCAGGCTGGCGCCCGAGAAATTGGCGCCCGAGAAGTCGCCTGAAATCATGTTCGCGGCCTGCATCTCGGCGTGGGCAAAGGAGGTGTTGCGGGCGTTCACATTGGCCAGGTTGGCGCCGAACATCTCGGCCCCGGTCAGACGGGCGTCCTGCAACACTGTCGAATTCATGTTGACGGCGCTCAGTTCGGCGCCGGTCAGATCGACGCGCGCCATATTGGCGTTGGCGAAGACGCCACCCGAGGCCTCGGCGCCGTTCATGGCCACATCCACAAAGGCGGCTGAGGTGAAGTTGGCGCCGTTCAGCTCCGTGCCGGTCATATTGGCGCGGCTGAAGTCGCTG
The genomic region above belongs to Brevundimonas goettingensis and contains:
- the aspS gene encoding aspartate--tRNA ligase; this encodes MHAYRSHTCGALRSSDAGANVRLSGWVHRKRDLGGLLFVDLRDHYGITQLVLHPSTPGFEIVERLRAESVIRIDGEAVMRDPSTVNPLLPTGEVEVRVAGLEVLSEAAELPMPVFGDQEYPEEIRLQNRFLDLRRERLHKNIVLRSKVISSIRQRMVGQGFLEYQTPILTASSPEGARDFLVPSRLHPGKFYALPQAPQQFKQLLMVSGFDRYFQIAPCFRDEDLRADRSLEFYQLDVEMSFVTQEDVFAAIEPVMHGVFEEFSNGLPVSPIDGKHSFTNDFGETFEHGGFERLTFAQSMAWYGTDKPDTRNPIKMQVVSDHFRDGGFGLFAKILGADEKNAVWAIPAPTGGSRAFCDRMNSWAQGEGQPGLGYIFWSDDQNAWGGPIAKNLGQEPTEALMTSLGLGQGDAAFFVAGLPTAFAKFAGLARTRVGTELKLVAEDQFKFCWIVDFPMFEWSEEEKKVDFSHNPFSMPQGGLEALETQDPLTIRAYQYDIVCNGYELCSGAIRNHKAEIMLKAFNIAGYDSSVVEDQFGGMLNAFRYGAPPHGGLAPGIDRIVMLLAGETAIREVIAFPLNQQGEDLLMNAPTEAQERQLKDVHIRTAVPIKI
- a CDS encoding pentapeptide repeat-containing protein → MKQIAALIRNASAAALGLAAVACATQAAAEVRFSLQDGVSRTVTLGGSCNRCDLSGRNLSGATLSGATFISATLVGANLRGAELTGGNFTNSDFSRANMTGTELNGANFTSAAFVDVAMNGAEASGGVFANANMARVDLTGAELSAVNMNSTVLQDARLTGAEMFGANLANVNARNTSFAHAEMQAANMISGDFSGANFSGASLDNARFRNGNFNRANFAGASLRRTDIRGADLSRAVGLTQDQVSEACANDETRLPRGLQIGNCRSRVFVRVAPPTPPRPPAVPTPPVRHYAAND